GATGTTCTTTGTGGCGTGTGCTGGCCTGGGCCACACAGAAGGGCGAGGGTGGGGCAGGCCAGTCCGTCAGCCTAGGGGCGGTGCCTGGACCTGATGGGGCCATCTCCATGTCTGCTGGGGCCTCAGGACCGGGGCTTGGTTCCGGGGACTGTTCCCAGGGCAGCCACCACTGCCGTACTGGGGGAGGGTCTCCATGTCCCACCCGGTCAGCAGGTGGCCAGGGAGACTCAGCAACTTTGTCACGGTCCAGGGACTCCCCCTCAGACCACACCATCAGAGGGCTTGCCCTGCACTGGGCGTGAGGACGGGGCTTAAGTCACCCATGAGTGTTGTGAGGCAAACACCCATAAAGAAATTTGTAAATAAGGTTTCGAAGGAGCCTACCGTCATCCCAGCTGGGAACACACCCCCGTTCTTCCTGCCCCAGGACACGGCTTCTACCCAAACCTGCCGATggtagtggggggagggggaggcccccCGGGGGCACGGGCCTGGCAGCCGGAGCTCGGGAACCACAGCGACGGCCATTGCCTTTCTGCCTGATTGGCTACATCCCAGCAGAAAGTGGCCCAGAAAGGGTGGCCCGGGGCAGGGGACAGACCCTGAGTAGCTGGACGGCTGGGTTCCTCCCGCAGGTGCTTCTGACGCCGGCATGGAGCAAGTGCCTGGGGCCTCGGCCACCGCGGGCAGCCAGGACTGCTCCGCCCACTGGGTCCCAGGTAAGTCAGGCCAGCGTAGGGGTGTAGCCAGCTCTGGGCTGCAGAGGGGTCACCCTGACCCGCATCTCCCACCAGGGCAAAAGCCCGGAAAGGCAGAGTGAGCTGCGACCGCCAGCCTGGGGACCTCTTTTAAAATGACCCGCACGGACCCGCCGGACCTGTTGGTGTCGACCGTGTACCAGGACATCAAGGTGGCGGCCCCCGGGCCCGCGTCGCGGCGCCCGCCATGTGAGCGCCCCGTGCCCCCGCCAGCTGCGCCCGCGCCTTTCAACAAGCGCCACTGTCGCAGCTTCGACTTCCTGGAGGCGCTGGACGGGGAGGCCATGGAGGCCCGACCCGAGCCGCCGCCCCCGGAGCCGGCCGCGCCGCGCGCCCGGCCCCGCGATGGCGAGCCCCGGCGCCGCGCCCGCTCCAAGAGCGCGCCCCGCGCGACCCCGGGCCTGGCGCCCGCGCCCGCCTCGCCGCCGGTGCTGCCGCGCCGAGGCCGGGAGGCCCAACGGACAGCGCGGGGCGAGGCATCGCCGCATCGGGAGCCCGCGTACCCGGCGCTGCGCGCGCTCGCCAATGAATTGCACCCCATCAAGCTGCAGCCGCAGCGGGGCGGCCCCGGCCGCATCGCGCCCCTCTGCGCCGCCACGGGCCGCTGCGCGCCCCCCGAGCCGCCCGCCGGGCCTGCACCCCACGTCCGCTGCCGCCTGGACATCAAGCCGGACGACGCGGTGCTGCAACACACCGCCCGGGGCTCGCGGTCCTGCGGGCCCGCGGAGACCATGCCCTGGGCACGCCCTGCCCCGCAGCTCCACGGCCTCACGGTGCCCGGACCTCGCCACGTGGCGCTGTcgcgcacccccacccccagtgacaCGTACTGCGCGGATCCGCGAGCGCTGTACTGCGACGGTCCCCTGCCTGGGCCCCGGGACTATACGGAGCGCCGAAGTCTGCCCTTCACCACGCCGCCGGGTCCCACCCAATTCTTCTACACCGAGGAGCCCGAGGGCCACGCTGGTGGCTTTACGGCCAGCCCTGGGCTGCCCTTCGACGGCTACTATGCCAGGCCCTTCCCGTCGGAGGAGCCCCCTGTGCCCAGCCCAAggcgcagcggcggcggcggctacTACGCAGGTGAAGTGCGCACCTTCCCGGTCCAGGAGCCGCCCTCCCGTTCCTACTATGGGGAGGCCGCTCGAGCCTACGGCCCGCCCTACGGCCCGCCCTGTGGCCCCCGCTATGTTCCCGAGGAGCCGCCGCGGGCCCACCCCGCTCTCCGCCCCTTTTACACAGAGGACTTCGGGCGGTACCGCGATCGCGACGTTCTAGCTCGGACTTACCCACACCCACGAGGCAGCCCCGCCTGGGGTGACTGGGGCCTGCGGCCTTACCGCACCCTGCAGGTGGTGCCTCCCCCGGACCCTGGCCCATTGCTCGCCTCTTGGCACGGCGGCACCGGCACCAGCCCGCCCCGGTTGGTCACTGACAGCCGCCACTACTCGCGCTCCTGGGACAACATCCTGGCGCCGGGGCCGCGCCGGGAGGACCCCCTGGGCCGCGGCCGCAGCTACGAAAACCTGCTGGGGCGAGAGGCGCGGGAGCCGCGAGGCGCATCCCCCGAAGGCCGGCGCCCGCCCGTCGTCGTGAACCTCTCCACCTCGCCCAGACGCTATGCGGCGCTGTCTCTGTCCGAGACGTCGCTGTCGGAGAAGGGCCGCGTGGGCGAGGGCCCGGGCCGCAACTGGTATGTCACGCCTGAGATCACCATCACCGACAACGACCTGCGAGCCGGGGAGCGACCGCCAGCCAGGGCCTGGGAGCTGCCGGGAGGGCGACCCCGGCCGTCTCCGCCCGCCGCCCCAGATGGGCCCACTGGTGGCCGCCAGCGCAGCCTCGAGCAACTGGACGAGCTCATCACCGACCTGGTCATCGACTCTCGGCCCCCCGCGGGCCAAGCCCCGGAGCCCGCGGCCGATGGACTGGGCCGCCAGCTGCGCCGCCTGCTGGACTCCAGGCCCGCGGGCTCCGGGGCACCCGCGCTGGCGCCGCGCTCGCCACCCGCGTCCGCCGGCAGCGCCGAGGAGCCGGCCGGCCAGGGGCAGGCTGCCGACGCGTCCCCGGAGCCCAGCGCCGACGAGGACGACCTGATGACGTGCTCCAACGCACGCTGCCGGCGCACCGAGACCATGTTCAACGCCTGCCTCTACTTCAAGTCCTGCCACAGCTGCTACACCTACTACTGCTCGCGCCTGTGTCGCCGCGAAGACTGGGACGCGCACAAGGCACGCTGCGTGTACGGCCGCGTGGGCAGCGTGTGCCGCCACGTGCTGCAGTTCTGCCGCGACAGCGGCCCCGTTCACCGCGCCTTCTCGCGCATCGCGCGTGTCGGCTTCTTGTCGCGCGGTCGCGGCGTGCTCTTCCTGGGCTTCCCGAGCCCTGGCTCTGCAGACAACTTCCTGCGCTTCGGCCTCGAGGGGCTGCTGCTGTCGCCCACCTACCTGTCGCTGCGCGAGCTGGCCACGCACGCGGCGCCCCTGGGCAGCTATGCGCGCGAGCTGGCCGCCGCCGGGCGCCTCTACGAGCCGGCCGAGTGCTTCTTGCTCAGTGTGTCGGTGGCCGTGGGCCCCGGCGCCACGCCCCCCGGCACCTCCGCCCGGCCCGCCCCCGCACCGCGCAGCCCTGGGCCCACGGTGCGTAAGTTCGCCAAGGTGGCGTTGGCGGCCGGCAGCCCGGCTCGACCGCCCCCGGCTCGAGGTCGCGAGGCCGACATGGAGACGCTGATCCTGACTCCGCCGCCAGGCACCGCAGGCCTGGACCAAGAAGGCGAGGCAGGCCGGCGCGCGCGCGAGGTGGCCTTCATCCACATCCAGCGCGAGCTGCGGCTGCGCGGCGTCTTCCTGCGCCACGAGTTCCCGCGCGTCTACGAACAGCTCTGCGAGTTCGTCGAGGCCAACCGGCGCTTCACGCCCACCACCATCTACCCCACGGACCGGCGCACCGGCCGCCCCTTCATGTGCATGATCATGGCTGCCTCCGAGCCGCGCGCACTCGACTGGGTGGCCAGCGCCAACCTGCTGGACGACATCATGTGAGCGGTGGGGTCACCCCCGGCCTCCGCCCAGCCCGCTCAAACCCCGCCCAGTCCACATTGGGCCCACCCCCGGGCTCCACCCAGCCCGCTCAGGCCCCGCCCAGTCCACGTTGGGTCCACCTCCGGGCTCCGCCCAGCCCGCTCAGGCCCCGCCCAGTCCACATTGGGCCCACCCCCGGCTCCACCCAGCCCGCTCAGGCCCCGCCCAGTCCACATTGGGCCCACACACCCCCTCCGGGCTCCGCCCAGTCCACACTGGGCCCACCCCTGGGCTCCGCCCAGCCCATTCCACATTGGGGCCTCCCCGGGCTCCGCCCAGTACGCCTAGGGCCCACCCCCGAGCTCTGCTCCGCCTACTCAGACACCGACCAGTCCACCCAAGGCCCACCCGGAGCCCCACacagccctctctgggcctgcgCAGTCCACCTAGGGCCCACTCCCAAGCTTTGCCTGCCCACCCAGACCCCGCGCAGCCCACCGGGAGCCCAGCCCAATCCCTCAGGCCAGGCCGTGCTCCTCTCGTCTTTCTTCTGTTTGCCACAAGCTCTGCCCAGGTCCCGCCCCATTGAGTTCGCCACAGGCCCCGCCTTTCATTCCCCCTCCTccggctcccagctcccagccagcCCTGGGGCCTCCCCGGAGGTCGGTCCTCAGCCGCTTGGTGCTCCCCGCTGGGAGGCGGGGTGGGCCTGAGGACCGCCCGACCCTGCCTTCACGCGGAGGGGTCACTACCGCAGACCCCACCGCGAAGATCCGGTCAGTCCATTTCCTGACGTCCGCAAAGCCTCCCTGCAACCTCCCCAACCCTGGTTCTCCCTGATCCAGGAGCCCCGGTTGCCCAAAGCCTCGTCCCGTCGCTTCAACGGTCCCCCCACCCGCCTTCTGTGGTTTAGGGTGCATCCTGCTCAGAGGCCTTTCCTCTCTGGCGGACACCCTGATTAGTCCCAGAGTGTTCGTGTCCCGAGATGACAAGGCTGGAGGGGGCCCCAGCAAGATAAGAGCACGGCTGGACCCTGAGCCCGCACACTGGCGACGGAGTCCACACATTGGCGACGCTACCCGCCCTCCGGTCCTCTCACCTCCAGCCGCCCTAACATGGGTCCTACAGGAGGGTTTGGAACAAGCAGCAGTGGAGGGGGATAGTCGGAGGTCTTCAACCAAGGCACAACACAcccagacagagagaggggcctGGGCGGGGTGGGCGGGAGGATGTGGGTGGGGGCGCTGGCAGGATCCGGCCCAGAGCTGAGAGGTGAGGAGTCCTGGCTGTGTGTGAGTCGGCTGCCGGCCCACACGGACAGGAGGCCCCTAGGTGGGTGCCAGAACAGAGAGGGGGTGAAACCGGCAGCGCAGGCCCTAACCTcacagggaggagggaagcaaaTGCAGAGGGCGGATGAACAGGAGGAACCACACATGCCCAGAAGGGGCTCGTACCCACTAACGTAGGGAGGACAAAAAGATTGGACTGCGGGGAAAGGGTGTCGGAGTGAGCCAGTTGATCAGGGCAGGGGACGACTGGAGGTGTGGGGGCTTGACTACACGAACATCCCGCGTGTGCTCGCTCTGGCCTTGCCCTGTGCTGAGGCCTAGAGACCCGAGGCAGGGGACTGGGCTCTGTTCCCGGGAGCGCACACTCATTGGCCCACAGCCCTGGCTCCATAAGGACAAAGTGAGAGGGGACCAGGCCGGCCTGGCAAGCTCCTCCTGGGGCTCCCAGCACTCCCTAACGGGGCCAGGAGAGGACATCGATTGAATTGTGAACGTCCCCCACACCTCTGTTCCCGGCTCTCCTTCCGTGCCATGCACCCTAGCCCATCCCACAACGTCTGCGCGCCAACCTTGGCCTATCAGCCTAGCGCGTTTGCATCGGCCACGCGCCCCGCTTGCCCTACCCGCCTTCGTGGCCTCCCAAGTCCAGCCGCCATGCCCCCTGCCCTAGGGCCTCAGCTTTCAGCCCCACGCCCGAGGGCCGGCTGGCCAGGAATGATCCTGGCTGGACTGGGATTATTTCCAGGGGGCGAATGCTTTCAAACCAAGTAAAACAACTCGAATGTAGCCATTGCTTCCTCCTCgatggcggggcgggggcggtcCGTGGGTGGGACTGGTGGGACTGGGAGAAAGGCCCTTGACCACGCTGAGCTGGGCAGGCgcgggagggaagggaagagggcctTGAGGCCTTGGGACGCCTTGGGACGCcttgagagggagggggaggccttGGGACgcggtgggggacagggagggaggccttGGGACGAggtgagaggagggagagggaggccctgggacgtggtgggggacagggagggaggccttGGGACgccttgggagggagggggaggcctcGGGACgcggtgggggacagggagggaggccttGGAACGCGCGTTGGGAAGGCGGACGGGGAGGTCTTGGGAcgcggtgggggaggggtcggGACGGGCGCTTGTCGCTTGGGCCTCATGCGCCGCCCAGCCCCTCTAAAGGAGCCTGCCACCGTTCCCGCTACCCACTCCGCCTCCCAGTCCCCACTAAAAAAGAACTGTTAAGTTAGCTTGATTTAATCACCACCCACTCCCGGGTCCCTGTTCCCCTTTAAGCGGGACCGGCGTGGCCTCGGAGTGGCAAGGAGCTAGGTTGCCATTGGCCAGTCTGTGTTGCGGGTCGGCGACACGATTGGCTGAAGCTCCGGGCCCGGGCAGCAAGGCCCCGCGGGATTGGGTCCGGGCTCCCAGGGCCCGCCTCCCGCACGGTCTACTCGACCCAGGGTCGCTGCGGGAAGGGCCGCGGGCTGCCGGGGCGGGCGGGCTGTGGGAAACATGGCGGCGGCGGACCTCGCCCAGATAGCCGATGTGGACATCGATCCCGACGGCGTCTTCAAGTACGTGCTAATCCGAGTTCACGCGGCGCCGCCCTCCGAGGCCCCGGCCGGGAAGAGCAAGGAGATCGTGCGGGGCTATAAGTGGGCCGAGTACCACGGTGAGGGCGGGGCCGGCCGGCGTTTTCGGGGCGGGGCTGAGGGCgtctgggggcggggctgagggcCCTGGGCGGGGAATGAGGCGGCGTCGAGAGAGGCGGTCCTGTACCCGGTCTGAGGGCAAGGGTCCTGGAGGGCGAGGGGCCGCCAAGGCGCGACCCGTGTCTCCTAGTCCCAGGACTCCTGCCCGGGTGCACGCCTTCCTCCTTTCATGGCGTCCCAGCCTGGAGGGGCCCCtctcctggggaaggagctgCCCAGAGCCGGAGCTCCAGATCCCCCGGGCCTCCGGGGGCCGTGGCACGTGCTGAGCCGCCTTCCCTGTCCCAGCCGACATCTATGACAAGGTATCGGGCGAGATGCAGAAGAAGGGCTATAGCTGTGAGTGCCTGGGAGGCGGGCGCATCTCCCACCAGAGCCAGGACAAGAAGATCCACGTGTATGGCTACTCCATGGTGAGCCCCCGGCCcgcggaggggggcggggggagggaccAGCTCTCACAAGCCCTCACTGCCCTGCGCTGAGGACACCTGCGGCACTGGGGGTTCTCTGGCTGTCTGGGCCGCAGACCCCTCCCGCCAGTGGCTTCCCCATCTCCCACGAGTAGTGGGAGGGAGGCCACTGCCTGCCCCTCAGCCACAGTGGGCCGCGTCCCGTTCCTCCACGAGTCCCGTCACCAGGCCACGGTGGAGACCCAGGGGCATTCACACAGCCTCTCTCGGCACCTAGGATAGGCTGCGCCCTGGGCTGGAGGGCCCACGCGCAAGGACTGCTCACCTTGGCGGCCAGCTTACCCTGCCTGGGCGGTCAGGGAGGGCGGGCCCCCTCCATAGCCGCCTC
Above is a window of Panthera tigris isolate Pti1 chromosome D4, P.tigris_Pti1_mat1.1, whole genome shotgun sequence DNA encoding:
- the PHPT1 gene encoding 14 kDa phosphohistidine phosphatase, translating into MAAADLAQIADVDIDPDGVFKYVLIRVHAAPPSEAPAGKSKEIVRGYKWAEYHADIYDKVSGEMQKKGYSCECLGGGRISHQSQDKKIHVYGYSMGYGRAQHSVSTEKIKAVYPDYEVTWADDGY
- the AJM1 gene encoding apical junction component 1 homolog, with amino-acid sequence MTRTDPPDLLVSTVYQDIKVAAPGPASRRPPCERPVPPPAAPAPFNKRHCRSFDFLEALDGEAMEARPEPPPPEPAAPRARPRDGEPRRRARSKSAPRATPGLAPAPASPPVLPRRGREAQRTARGEASPHREPAYPALRALANELHPIKLQPQRGGPGRIAPLCAATGRCAPPEPPAGPAPHVRCRLDIKPDDAVLQHTARGSRSCGPAETMPWARPAPQLHGLTVPGPRHVALSRTPTPSDTYCADPRALYCDGPLPGPRDYTERRSLPFTTPPGPTQFFYTEEPEGHAGGFTASPGLPFDGYYARPFPSEEPPVPSPRRSGGGGYYAGEVRTFPVQEPPSRSYYGEAARAYGPPYGPPCGPRYVPEEPPRAHPALRPFYTEDFGRYRDRDVLARTYPHPRGSPAWGDWGLRPYRTLQVVPPPDPGPLLASWHGGTGTSPPRLVTDSRHYSRSWDNILAPGPRREDPLGRGRSYENLLGREAREPRGASPEGRRPPVVVNLSTSPRRYAALSLSETSLSEKGRVGEGPGRNWYVTPEITITDNDLRAGERPPARAWELPGGRPRPSPPAAPDGPTGGRQRSLEQLDELITDLVIDSRPPAGQAPEPAADGLGRQLRRLLDSRPAGSGAPALAPRSPPASAGSAEEPAGQGQAADASPEPSADEDDLMTCSNARCRRTETMFNACLYFKSCHSCYTYYCSRLCRREDWDAHKARCVYGRVGSVCRHVLQFCRDSGPVHRAFSRIARVGFLSRGRGVLFLGFPSPGSADNFLRFGLEGLLLSPTYLSLRELATHAAPLGSYARELAAAGRLYEPAECFLLSVSVAVGPGATPPGTSARPAPAPRSPGPTVRKFAKVALAAGSPARPPPARGREADMETLILTPPPGTAGLDQEGEAGRRAREVAFIHIQRELRLRGVFLRHEFPRVYEQLCEFVEANRRFTPTTIYPTDRRTGRPFMCMIMAASEPRALDWVASANLLDDIM